In Actinomycetota bacterium, the sequence GTCTCCCAGGTGGGCAACTGGCTGACCACGGTGGCCCTCACCCTCCTTGTCCTGCACCGGACGCACAGCGGCCTGGCCATCGGGGTCCTCGTGGCCTGCCAGTTCGCCCCGCTCCTGGTGCTGGGGCCATGGGCGGGGCTGATCGCCGACCGGGCGGACAAGCGCCGGCTGCTCCTCGTCACCCAGGCCCTCGAGATGGCCCAGTCGGGCGTCCTCGCGGCGCTCGCCTTCCTCCACGCCGCCCCCCTCCTGGCCTTCTACGGCACCGCGCTGGCGGGCGGCTTCATGCTGGCCTTCGACAACCCGGCCCGGCGCTCCTTCGTGCCCGAGCTGGTGTCCGAGGACCAGGTCCAGAACGCAGTCAGCCTCAACAGCGCCCTGATGAACGGCTCCCGGATCGTAGGCCCTGCCCTCGCCGGGCTGCTGGTGATCACGGTGGGATACGGGTGGGGATTCGCCGGCGACGCCGCCTCCTACCTGGCCGTGCTCCTGGCCCTCTGGATGATCCGTCCGCCCGAGCTCTACCGCTCCCCGGCGGCGCCCCGGGGGCGGGGCCAGATCCGGGAAGGCTTGCGCTACGTGCGGGCGACGCCGGAGCTCTTCGTGCCCCTGGCGATGCTGGCCATCATCGGTACGCTCACCTTCAACTTCTCGGTGGTCATGCCGTTGCTGGTGGAGCGCACCCTGCACGGCAGCGACGCCTCCTTCACCCTCATGTACTCGGTGCTCAGCGTGGGTGCCCTGCTGGGCGCCCTGGGGGCCGCCCGGCGGCGCACCGTGGACATCCGCATGGTCGTCGTGGCCGCCGCCGGGTTCGGCGCCGCCATGCTGGTCTTCGGGTCGGTGCCCGGCCTGGCGGCGGGCTTTGTGGTGGCGGCGGTGGTGGGTTTCACCAGCGTGAGCTTCATGACCCTGTCCACCGCCATCGTCCAGGTGCGGGCGCACCCGGCGATGCGCGGCCGGGTGATCGCCCTCCAGTCGATGCTCCTGCTGGGCACGACCCCCTTCGGCGGCCCGCTGCTGGGCGTCATCTGCGACGCTTTCGGCGCCCGGGCGGGCGTAGCCCTCGGGGGCCTGGCGGCGCTGGTGGCCGCCGGGTTGGGGTTTGTGGCGGGCCGGCGGGTCACGACCTACCGGATGGCAACATCGCCGGTGGTGGCCCTGGAGGAGGTGGTGGGCAGCGAGGTGGACGCGGCCTGACGCCGGCCCCTTCTGAGCCGGGCCGGTTACGTGCGGGGCAGGAGCACCCCGAGCTGGTGCAGCACGCGGGCGAGGGGAGCAGGCCCGCCCCGGACGACAAGGCGGGTCTGGGTGCCGTCGTCCAGCCCCACGGCCAGGACGCAGCTCATCCGGAACAGCCGGGGCACGACCTCGGCCCAGCGCACGCTGGCGAACGCGATCGAGATCCGGCGCCCGCCGTGGCGGCGGCTGTAGCTGTCCGGCCGCCAGGCCAGCTCCTCGGTGCTGATGTACAGCCGGCCGCTGTAGGTGCCGACCGGGCGCTGCATGCCCCGGCGCCGGCTGGCGTCCGGCTGCAGGCCACCCCGGCGGACGAGGGCATCGAGCGACAGGGCTCCGGGGCAGGCGAACAGGGTGCCCTTGGGGCCCCGGGCATTGCGGGCGGCGTCCAAGCCCCGGGCCGTCCCGGCCACGAGGGCCACGAGGACGACCTCGGCCCCGACACTGAGGAGCACGTGATCGGCCATGCGGGCGGCATCATCGCGCAGGCCCATCGCCGGTCGGCTGCGACCCGTCCCGGACCGCCGACGCGATGGCTGCCGCCCAGAGGGCATACCCCTCGTCGTCCGGGTGGTACCGGTCGTGTGCGAAATATCGCTCCGGGTGGTCGCGGAATGCCTGCCCGGTACGGGCGGCGACGTCGGCGTAGATGGCCCCCGACCGGGCGGCAAGGCGGCGGACGTCGGCATTCATCCGCCGGCCCCGCCAGCCGGCGATCGCCCGGAGCGGCTGCGGCACCCGGGGGCTGGTCCCCATGTCCGGT encodes:
- a CDS encoding MFS transporter, with translation MRARLRAGARSTFSSLRVRNFRLFFAGQLVSQVGNWLTTVALTLLVLHRTHSGLAIGVLVACQFAPLLVLGPWAGLIADRADKRRLLLVTQALEMAQSGVLAALAFLHAAPLLAFYGTALAGGFMLAFDNPARRSFVPELVSEDQVQNAVSLNSALMNGSRIVGPALAGLLVITVGYGWGFAGDAASYLAVLLALWMIRPPELYRSPAAPRGRGQIREGLRYVRATPELFVPLAMLAIIGTLTFNFSVVMPLLVERTLHGSDASFTLMYSVLSVGALLGALGAARRRTVDIRMVVVAAAGFGAAMLVFGSVPGLAAGFVVAAVVGFTSVSFMTLSTAIVQVRAHPAMRGRVIALQSMLLLGTTPFGGPLLGVICDAFGARAGVALGGLAALVAAGLGFVAGRRVTTYRMATSPVVALEEVVGSEVDAA